In a single window of the Streptomyces sp. NBC_00285 genome:
- a CDS encoding MerR family transcriptional regulator — protein sequence MTADDSFGRLDDDDYPAYTMGRAAELLGTTQGFLRAIGEARLITPLRSAGGHRRYSRYQLRIAARARALVDQGTPIEAACRIVILEDQLEDAQRINAEYRRAAEASRPPAA from the coding sequence ATGACAGCAGACGACTCGTTCGGGCGTCTTGACGACGACGACTACCCCGCCTACACCATGGGCCGGGCCGCCGAGTTGCTCGGCACCACGCAGGGCTTCCTCCGGGCCATCGGCGAAGCCCGCCTCATCACGCCGCTCCGCTCCGCGGGTGGCCACCGCCGCTACTCCCGCTACCAGTTGCGCATCGCCGCCCGTGCTCGCGCGCTCGTCGACCAGGGCACTCCCATCGAGGCGGCCTGCCGCATCGTCATCCTCGAGGACCAACTCGAGGACGCCCAGCGCATCAACGCCGAATACCGTCGCGCCGCCGAAGCGTCCCGACCGCCCGCCGCCTGA
- a CDS encoding type II toxin-antitoxin system Phd/YefM family antitoxin → METTAREFNQKSSQILAAAARGETVTVTKNGTPVARVVPINDTEVPPYPTDAMGDLALPDLGLPDLTDDEIENTLKGMGA, encoded by the coding sequence ATGGAGACCACGGCCCGCGAGTTCAACCAGAAGTCCTCCCAGATCCTCGCCGCAGCAGCCCGCGGCGAGACCGTCACCGTCACCAAGAACGGCACCCCCGTCGCACGGGTCGTACCGATAAACGACACCGAGGTGCCCCCGTACCCAACCGACGCTATGGGCGACCTGGCCCTCCCCGACCTCGGCCTGCCCGACCTCACCGACGACGAGATCGAGAACACCCTCAAGGGGATGGGCGCGTGA
- a CDS encoding DNA-directed RNA polymerase subunit alpha codes for MLIAQRPSLTEEVVDEFRSRFVIEPLEPGFGYTLGNSLRRTLLSSIPGAAVTSIRVDGVLHEFTTVPGVKEDVTDLILNIKQLVVSSEHDEPVVMYLRKQGPGLVTAADIAPPAGVEVHNPDLVLATLNGKGKLEMELTVERGRGYVSAVQNKQVGQEIGRIPVDSIYSPVLKVTYKVEATRVEQRTDFDKLIVDVETKQAMRPRDAMASAGKTLVELFGLARELNIDAEGIDMGPSPTDAALAADLALPIEELELTVRSYNCLKREGVHSVGELLSRSEADLLDIRNFGSKSIDEVKAKLAGLGLGLKDSPPGFDPTAAADAFGADDNADAGFVETEQY; via the coding sequence GTGCTGATCGCTCAGCGTCCCTCGTTGACCGAAGAGGTCGTCGACGAGTTCCGTTCCCGGTTCGTGATCGAGCCGCTGGAGCCGGGATTCGGTTACACCCTCGGCAACTCCCTCCGCCGTACCCTCCTGTCGTCGATTCCCGGTGCTGCTGTCACGAGCATCCGGGTCGACGGTGTCCTGCATGAGTTCACCACCGTGCCGGGCGTCAAGGAGGACGTCACCGACCTGATCCTCAACATCAAGCAGCTGGTCGTCTCCTCGGAGCACGACGAGCCCGTGGTGATGTACCTGCGCAAGCAGGGTCCGGGTCTGGTCACCGCCGCCGACATCGCGCCTCCGGCCGGTGTCGAGGTGCACAACCCCGATCTGGTTCTTGCCACGCTCAACGGCAAGGGCAAGCTGGAGATGGAACTGACGGTCGAGCGTGGCCGCGGTTATGTCTCCGCCGTGCAGAACAAGCAGGTGGGCCAGGAGATCGGCCGTATTCCGGTCGACTCCATCTACAGCCCGGTGCTCAAGGTCACGTACAAGGTCGAGGCCACGCGTGTCGAGCAGCGCACCGACTTCGACAAGCTGATCGTCGACGTCGAGACCAAGCAGGCGATGCGTCCGCGTGACGCCATGGCCTCCGCGGGCAAGACGCTGGTCGAGCTGTTCGGTCTCGCCCGTGAGCTGAACATCGACGCCGAGGGCATCGACATGGGCCCGTCCCCCACGGACGCCGCCCTTGCCGCTGACCTCGCGCTGCCGATCGAGGAGCTGGAGCTCACGGTCCGCTCCTACAACTGCCTCAAGCGTGAGGGCGTCCACTCCGTGGGCGAGCTCCTTTCACGCTCCGAGGCCGACCTCCTGGACATCCGCAACTTCGGTTCGAAGTCCATCGACGAGGTCAAGGCGAAGCTGGCCGGCCTGGGCCTTGGCCTCAAGGACAGCCCGCCCGGATTCGACCCCACGGCCGCCGCCGACGCCTTCGGCGCCGACGACAACGCGGACGCGGGTTTCGTGGAGACCGAGCAGTACTGA
- a CDS encoding cold-shock protein, with the protein MASGTVKWFNAAKGFGFIEQDGGGADVFAHFSNIAAQGFRELVEGQKVTFDIASGQKGPTAENIVLA; encoded by the coding sequence ATGGCGTCAGGCACAGTGAAGTGGTTCAACGCGGCCAAGGGTTTCGGCTTCATCGAGCAGGATGGTGGGGGCGCCGACGTGTTCGCCCACTTCTCGAACATCGCCGCCCAGGGCTTCCGCGAGCTGGTCGAAGGCCAGAAGGTCACCTTCGACATCGCGTCGGGCCAGAAGGGCCCGACGGCCGAGAACATCGTCCTCGCCTGA
- a CDS encoding PIN domain-containing protein — MSLVAVADTNGLYRLLDSKLTGHQEHKKALAAASHLIISPMVLAELDYLISTRAGAQKALIAARFIERNVATRRFEVPSVSTHLSAAIAVAESYADADGGKGIGLNDAMNVALAAAYRTDAVLTTDHRFRMVRPLTGHPAFRLLPEDL; from the coding sequence GTGAGCCTGGTCGCCGTCGCCGACACCAACGGCCTGTACCGCCTGCTCGACTCGAAACTCACCGGCCACCAGGAACACAAGAAGGCCCTGGCAGCAGCCAGCCACCTCATCATCTCTCCCATGGTCCTGGCCGAACTGGACTACCTGATCTCAACCCGTGCCGGAGCCCAGAAGGCCCTGATCGCGGCGCGCTTCATCGAACGTAACGTCGCAACCCGACGCTTCGAGGTGCCCTCCGTCAGCACTCACCTGAGCGCGGCGATCGCGGTCGCCGAAAGCTACGCGGACGCCGATGGCGGCAAGGGCATCGGCCTCAACGACGCCATGAACGTCGCCCTCGCCGCCGCCTACCGCACCGACGCCGTGCTCACCACCGACCACCGCTTCCGCATGGTGCGGCCCCTGACCGGCCACCCGGCATTCCGGCTCCTGCCCGAAGATCTGTAG
- a CDS encoding CBS domain-containing protein, translating to MTIVQMQPRSSGAARVPRTVADAMQTAGPQVCDDMTVEVALSVMASARTGHLLVCDNDGACTGLLTRDRLTAVRDSAVYTDRVQLRDILVDPGPFASPLTTMAEAEQAMRHLLLDALPVVDEHGNALGVLALTS from the coding sequence TTGACGATCGTTCAGATGCAGCCCCGCTCCTCTGGTGCCGCTCGCGTACCCAGGACGGTGGCCGACGCCATGCAGACCGCCGGACCGCAGGTCTGCGACGACATGACCGTCGAGGTGGCCCTGTCCGTCATGGCGAGCGCCCGCACCGGGCACCTGCTCGTCTGCGACAACGACGGCGCGTGCACCGGGCTCCTCACCCGGGACCGGCTCACCGCGGTCCGTGACAGCGCCGTGTACACGGACCGGGTCCAGCTGCGGGACATCCTCGTCGACCCGGGGCCCTTCGCCTCCCCCTTGACTACCATGGCCGAAGCCGAGCAGGCGATGCGTCACCTTCTGCTCGACGCCCTGCCCGTGGTCGACGAACACGGCAACGCCCTGGG
- a CDS encoding flotillin family protein — MFGYRVPAPDEAMLISGGRRGLGGAPFRVVTGHGKFVLPVFRKVRFLTLSMCESEVTETCVTRQGIALHVRAVIAFKVGNDHESIINAGQRFLSDQDQMSVLTGRIFAGHLRAIIGSMTVEEIVTERQKLAAEVLDTSKTEMAKIGLTVDSLQIQSIDDGDTGYIDAMSAPHKAAIQRQAQIAQAQATQASVEAEQAAARNQAEYARQTAIVRAEYSAEVDRAQAKAAQAGPLAQADAQQEVLAAQTELALRQAKLRQQQLVAEIVKPAEAEAERIRILAAADAQRMKIQAEAAASYDRVALDRMLIDQLPQIVKEAAGGLAGANVNVLNGADGLGEIAAGLVSQGLTILDSVRQNLGGQDSDGRRPDGRPGASEDSSLLQLPSGEEQKPKNGRVDVD; from the coding sequence ATGTTCGGATACCGCGTCCCCGCCCCCGACGAGGCGATGTTGATCTCGGGAGGCAGGCGGGGACTGGGGGGCGCTCCGTTTCGAGTGGTGACGGGGCACGGCAAGTTCGTGCTCCCGGTCTTTCGCAAGGTCCGGTTCCTCACCCTGTCCATGTGTGAGTCCGAGGTGACCGAGACCTGTGTGACCAGGCAGGGCATCGCGTTGCACGTCCGTGCGGTCATCGCTTTCAAGGTCGGCAACGATCACGAGAGCATCATCAACGCAGGTCAGCGGTTTCTCTCCGACCAGGACCAGATGTCGGTGCTCACCGGCCGGATCTTCGCCGGCCATCTGCGGGCCATCATCGGCTCGATGACGGTCGAGGAGATCGTCACCGAGCGGCAGAAGCTCGCCGCGGAGGTCCTGGACACCTCGAAGACCGAGATGGCGAAGATCGGCCTGACCGTCGACTCCCTTCAGATCCAGTCGATCGACGACGGCGACACCGGCTACATCGACGCGATGTCCGCGCCGCACAAGGCGGCCATCCAGCGGCAGGCCCAGATCGCCCAGGCGCAGGCCACTCAGGCCTCGGTCGAGGCGGAGCAGGCGGCGGCCCGCAACCAGGCCGAATACGCCCGGCAGACCGCCATCGTCAGGGCCGAGTACTCGGCCGAGGTGGACCGCGCCCAGGCGAAGGCCGCGCAGGCCGGGCCGCTGGCGCAGGCGGACGCCCAGCAGGAGGTGCTCGCCGCCCAGACGGAGCTGGCCCTGCGCCAGGCCAAGCTGCGCCAGCAGCAGCTGGTGGCCGAGATCGTGAAGCCCGCCGAGGCCGAGGCGGAGCGGATCAGGATCCTCGCGGCCGCCGATGCGCAGCGGATGAAGATCCAGGCGGAGGCGGCGGCCTCGTACGACCGGGTCGCACTCGACCGGATGCTGATCGACCAGCTCCCGCAGATCGTCAAGGAGGCCGCGGGCGGCCTCGCGGGTGCCAACGTCAACGTCCTCAACGGCGCGGACGGGCTCGGCGAGATCGCCGCGGGCCTGGTGTCGCAGGGGCTGACGATCCTCGACTCGGTCCGGCAGAACCTGGGCGGACAGGACTCCGACGGCCGCCGCCCCGACGGCCGCCCCGGGGCGAGCGAGGACAGCAGCCTGCTCCAACTGCCTTCCGGCGAGGAGCAGAAGCCGAAGAACGGTCGGGTGGACGTCGACTAG
- a CDS encoding DEAD/DEAH box helicase, translated as MNSARTNDRSSRRNRGDGTAFGAGSNRGSRFGSSTPSRSGGSSRSGGPSRSGGYGRRPAAVQGEFALPETITPALPAVEAFADLDMPKQLLAALTAQGVSVPFPIQGATLPNTLAGRDALGRGRTGSGKTLAFGLALLARTAGQRAEPRQPLALVLVPTRELAQQVTDALTPYARSVQLRLATVVGGMSIGKQANALRTGAEVVVATPGRLKDLIDRGDCRLNQVAITVLDEADQMADMGFMPQVTALLDQVRPEGQRMLFSATLDRNVDRLVRRYLTDPVVHSVDPSAGAVSTMEHHVLHVHGADKHWTTTQIAAREGRVIMFLDTKHAVDRLTQDLLNSGVRAAALHGGKSQPQRTRTLTQFKTGHVTVLVATNVAARGIHVDNLDLVVNVDPPTDHKDYLHRGGRTARAGESGRVVTLVTPNQRRDMSRLMNDAGIVPETTQIRTGEEALGLITGAQTPSGIPVTITAPVAERRERSTSSSRGRRSPASAARRRTGRQSSFNAAA; from the coding sequence ATGAACTCCGCACGTACGAATGACCGCTCTTCCCGCCGCAACCGTGGCGACGGCACCGCTTTCGGCGCCGGTTCGAATCGGGGCAGCCGTTTCGGATCGTCCACCCCGAGCCGTTCTGGGGGTTCGAGCCGCTCAGGGGGCCCGAGCCGTTCCGGCGGCTACGGCCGGCGGCCCGCAGCGGTCCAGGGTGAGTTCGCCCTGCCGGAGACGATCACTCCTGCCCTGCCCGCGGTCGAGGCGTTCGCCGACCTCGACATGCCCAAGCAGTTGCTGGCCGCGCTGACCGCGCAGGGTGTGAGCGTCCCGTTCCCGATCCAGGGCGCGACCCTGCCCAACACCCTCGCGGGCCGCGACGCCCTGGGCCGCGGGCGCACCGGTTCCGGCAAGACCCTCGCCTTCGGCCTGGCCCTGCTGGCCCGGACCGCCGGACAGCGCGCCGAGCCCCGCCAGCCGCTGGCCCTGGTGCTCGTGCCGACGCGTGAGCTGGCCCAGCAGGTGACCGACGCGCTCACCCCCTACGCCCGCTCGGTGCAGCTGCGTCTCGCCACGGTCGTGGGAGGCATGTCGATCGGCAAGCAGGCCAACGCGCTGCGCACCGGAGCCGAGGTCGTCGTCGCCACGCCGGGACGGCTCAAGGACCTCATCGACCGCGGTGACTGCCGGCTGAACCAGGTCGCGATCACCGTCCTCGACGAGGCCGACCAGATGGCCGACATGGGCTTCATGCCCCAGGTCACCGCGCTCCTGGACCAGGTCCGCCCCGAGGGTCAGCGGATGCTCTTCTCCGCCACCCTCGACCGCAACGTCGACCGCCTGGTCCGCCGCTACCTCACCGACCCGGTCGTCCACTCCGTCGACCCGTCCGCGGGTGCGGTCAGCACGATGGAGCACCACGTACTGCACGTCCACGGCGCGGACAAGCACTGGACGACGACGCAGATCGCGGCGCGTGAGGGCCGGGTGATCATGTTCCTGGACACCAAGCACGCCGTCGACCGGCTGACGCAGGACCTGCTGAACAGCGGTGTCCGGGCCGCCGCCCTGCACGGCGGCAAGTCGCAGCCGCAGCGCACCCGCACCCTGACCCAGTTCAAGACCGGGCACGTCACCGTGCTCGTGGCCACGAACGTCGCCGCCCGCGGCATCCACGTCGACAACCTCGACCTGGTCGTCAACGTCGACCCGCCGACCGACCACAAGGACTACCTGCACCGCGGTGGACGTACCGCGCGCGCCGGCGAGTCCGGCAGGGTCGTCACCCTGGTCACCCCCAACCAGCGCCGTGACATGAGCCGCCTCATGAACGACGCCGGCATCGTGCCCGAGACCACCCAGATCCGCACCGGCGAAGAGGCGCTCGGCCTGATCACCGGAGCCCAGACGCCCTCCGGTATTCCCGTGACGATCACCGCGCCGGTCGCCGAACGGCGTGAGCGCAGTACGTCATCGTCACGCGGCCGTCGCAGCCCCGCGTCGGCTGCCCGGCGCAGGACCGGACGGCAGTCGTCGTTCAACGCGGCGGCGTAA